Proteins encoded within one genomic window of Panicum virgatum strain AP13 chromosome 1N, P.virgatum_v5, whole genome shotgun sequence:
- the LOC120657695 gene encoding splicing factor 3B subunit 2-like, which produces MAAAEVDPAPNPTSDLPNGSAAQNRKKSRESDRRRRRRKQKKNKAASNAADAGGDAEPDEEAAPDGAKENADQKPQVEVEVEYVPEKAELDDALLADFKDIFDKFTFKDSPADTEDGEKKNEAGTDAAKEGDGSDSDEDAQDAQQKKEGGVSNKQKKLQRRMKIAELKQICARPDVVEVWDATASDPKLLVYMKSYRNTVPVPRHWCQKRKFLQGKRGIEKQPFQLPDFIAATGIEKIRQAYIEKEDSKKLKQKQRERMQPKMGKMDIDYQVLHDAFFKYQTKPKLTSHGDLYYEGKEFEVKLREMKPGVLSRELKEALGMPDGAPPPWLINMQRYGPPPSYPQLKIPGLNAPIPPGASFGYRPGEWGKPPVDEHGRPLYGDVFGVLQQDEPNYDEEPVDRSKHWGDLEEEEEEEEEEEEEEEEPMEDEDMDEGMQSVDTISSTPTGVETPDVIDLRKLQRKEPERQTEKQLYQVLEQKEERIAPGTLYGSSHTYVLGAQDKAAPKRVDLLKNQKSDKVDVTIQPEELEVMDDVLAAKYEEAREEEKLRNQKEDFSDMVAENASKRKRKQQEKDGKSKKKEFKF; this is translated from the exons atggccgccgccgaggtggACCCCGCCCCCAACCCTACCTCTGACCTCCCCAACGGATCGGCCGCTCAGAACCGGAAGAAGTCCCGCGAgagcgaccgccgccgccgacgtcgtaagcagaagaagaacaaggcgGCTTCTAACGCCGCAGATGCGGGCGGGGATGCGGAGCCCGATGAAGAGGCGGCGCCCGACGGCGCCAAGGAGAACGCCGATCAGAAACCCCAG gttgaggtggaggtggagtacGTGCCAGAGAAGGCAGAGCTTGACGACGCCCTCCTCGCCGACTTTAAGGACATCTTTGACAAATTCACCTTTAAGGATTCCCCCGCCGACACCGAG GATGGTGAGAAGAAGAATGAGGCTGGCACTGATGCAGCGAAGGAGGGGGATGGATCCGACTCGGACGAAGATGCTCAGGACGCCCAGCAGAAGAAGGAAGGGGGTGTCTCCAATAAGCAGAAGAAA TTGCAACGGAGGATGAAAATTGCAGAGTTGAAACAGATATGTGCCAGGCCAGATGTGGTTGAG GTATGGGATGCGACTGCATCAGATCCCAAGTTACTTGTCTATATGAAGTCCTACAGGAACACAGTACCCGTTCCAAGGCACTGGTGTCAAAAGAGGAAGTTCTTGCAG GGGAAGAGAGGTATTGAGAAACAACCTTTCCAACTCCCTGACTTCATTGCAGCTACTGGAATAGAAAAAATAAGACAG GCATATATTGAGAAGGAGGACAGCAAAAAGCTAAAGCAGAAACAGCGAGAGCGTATGCAGCCCAAGATGGGAAAGATGGATATTGATTATCAG GTTTTACATGACGCTTTCTTCAAATATCAAACAAAGCCAAAATTGACTAGTCATGGTGACCTGTATTATGAAGGAAAGGAGTTTGAG GTCAAACTTAGGGAAATGAAGCCCGGTGTTCTATCTCGAGAACTTAAAGAAGCTCTTGGTATGCCTGATGGTGCGCCGCCTCCATGGCTTATAAACATGCAG AGATATGGCCCCCCACCCTCCTATCCTCAACTGAAGATTCCTGGTCTCAATGCTCCAATTCCTCCTGGTGCAAGTTTTGGATATCGACCCGGAGAATGGGGAAAACCTCCTGTTGACGAA CATGGGCGCCCCTTATACGGAGATGTTTTTGGAGTCCTACAGCAGGATGAACCTAACTATGAT GAGGAGCCTGTTGATCGTAGCAAGCACTGGGGAGActtagaggaggaagaggaggaggaagaagaggaggaagaggaagaggaagagccaATGGAAGACGAAGACATGGATGAGGGCATGCAATCTGTTGACACCATTTCAAG CACTCCCACTGGTGTGGAAACACCTGATGTTATCGATCTTCGGAAGCTACAGAGGAAAGAGCCTGAAAGACAAACAGAGAAGCAGCTATACCAG GTTCTTGAGCAGAAAGAGGAAAGAATCGCCCCTGGGACACTCTACGGATCAAGCCACAC GTATGTGCTCGGGGCACAAGACAAAGCTGCTCCCAAAAGG GTTGATCTTCTAAAAAACCAGAAGTCTGATAAGGTGGATGTCACCATACAACCTGAGGAATTGGAGGTTATGGACGATGTGTTGGCGGCCAA GTACGAAGAAGCACGAGAGGAGGAGAAGCTGCGGAATCAGAAGGAAGACTTCAGCGACATGGTGGCTGAG AACGCAagcaagaggaagaggaagcagCAGGAGAAGGATGGGAAATCGAAAAAGAAGGAATTCAAGTTCTAG
- the LOC120657696 gene encoding testis-expressed protein 2-like isoform X2: MALAFLLGFLLGALALAALEAAAALILVRRLRRKQAAAADAPPADELPGERPFPYEKQGSLWILEPEKVPKVSNERLSVGGPKEMKDKKNIVEVFPAKKTAKINGHSLCLSGPDGSQATIKLLNCTVLAVSASSMPSRKWAKRYPIKLESKECEIYNGSKVCYLYTDTSWEKESWCKALRIAATADKEKLNWHAKLSEEFLNYISSLNSEYPCFLKPPVLSGEDHEVMDRTSKTDGSSKVRLFLKKLAKKASTKAPLEGKTSSGSSVQGEKKILDKLRSYQGAPFVEALIGPQEDKLGSSSVQDTVKATVPAAALNQTSPDVNADDRVADEGTLCWNLLSSRLFFDAKMSIEINRAIKARIQRTLSNMRTPSYVGEITLTDFSLGELPPYVHAMRVLPLDLNELWAFEVDFEHSGGILLHIETRLEVQEPELQKDIMKSNFGADADGEVDSDLLESIEQYGNQFKGSHTSASSAGEKDETDASSQSKSTGWTSAYISRWKNILHSIADHVSQVPLSLAIRVSSVRGTLRIHLKPPPSDQIWYGFTSMPDLEWDLESSVGDRKITNSHISTLIGNRFKASLRDSLVLPNCESISMPWMLAEKDDWVPRKNAPFIWLNHDATEMRSHATATASTQSEEGGLKDDGSSKRPMPSLPISTAGSEEPLKAVASIDEAKQEPVSEASLHSQSSPGPVGESVHSNEPDELRRPLLITEKLQEDASESRVGSPMYTSLRAVIPVGEQPQAPASSIGEDAKKKSGRRARMMDFGKRMGDKLEEKRRNIEEKGRHIVEKMRENARTNSLERTSS; the protein is encoded by the exons atggcgctcGCCTTCCTGCTAGGTTTCCTCCTCGGCGCCCTAGCACTGGCCGCCCtcgaggcggccgcggccctgATCCTagttcgccgcctccgccgcaagcaggcagcagcggcggatgcgccgcccgccgacgaacTGCCCGGGGAACGCCCGTTCCCCTACGAGAAGCAG GGTTCTCTGTGGATACTGGAACCAGAGAAAGTACCAAAAGTTAGTAATGAACGCTTATCGGTTGGAGGTCCTAAAGAGATGAAAGACAAAAAGAATATTGTGGAGGTTTTCCCTGCAAAGAAGACGGCTAAAATCAATGGGCATTCCCTTTGCTTGTCTGGTCCTGATGGCTCCCAGGCAACCATTAAGCTTCTGAATTGCACGGTCCTTGCAGTTTCTGCATCAAGTATGCCCTCACGCAAATG GGCTAAGAGGTATCCAATAAAATTAGAAAGCAAGGAATGTGAGATTTATAATGGAAGCAAGGTGTGCTATCTTTATACCGACACTTCCTGGGAGAAGGAATCATGGTGCAAAGCACTTCGTATTGCTGCTACTGCTGACAAGGAAAAGTTAAATTGGCATGCCAAGCTGAGTGAAGAGTTCCTTAATTACATATCATCGCTGAATTCTGAATACCCATGTTTCCTAAAGCCCCCAGTACTCTCTGGTGAGGACCATGAGGTTATGGACCGGACATCGAAGACTGATGGATCTTCAAAAGTCCGTCTTTTCCTGAAGAAGTTGGCAAAGAAGGCATCTACAAAGGCTCCATTAGAGGGCAAAACAAGTTCAGGATCATCAGTGCAGGGGGAAAAAAAGATACTTGACAAATTGCGCAGCTATCAGGGTGCACCATTTGTTGAAGCATTAATAGGTCCACAAGAGGACAAGCTTGGTAGCAGTTCAGTGCAAGATACGGTGAAAGCAACTGTCCCAGCTGCTGCATTGAATCAGACTTCACCTGATGTGAATGCAGATGATCGAGTTGCTGATGAAGGTACACTTTGTTGGAACCTCCTGTCATCACGATTGTTTTTTGATGCTAAAATGAGCATTGAGATAAACAGGGCCATCAAAGCACGCATTCAG AGGACTTTGTCAAATATGAGGACCCCATCTTATGTGGGTGAAATTACACTAACTGATTTCAGCCTTGGGGAACTTCCACCTTATGTACATGCGATGAGAGTCCTTCCACTGGATCTGAATGAGTTGTGGGCCTTTGAGGTTGACTTTGAGCATTCAGGTGGAATACTGCTTCACATTGAAACAAGGCTTGAGGTTCAGGAACCAGAATTGCAAAAGGACATTATGAAAAGTAATTTTGGAGCAGATGCCGATGGAGAAGTTGATTCTGATCTTCTTGAAAGTATTGAACAGTATGGTAACCAATTTAAAGGTTCACATACATCAGCTTCTTCGGCTGGGGAAAAAGATGAAACAG ATGCATCAAGTCAGTCGAAGAGCACTGGATGGACCTCAGCATATATATCAAGATGGAAAAATATATTGCATTCGATAGCTGATCATGTCTCGCAG GTTCCACTTTCTCTGGCGATTAGGGTTTCATCTGTTCGAGGTACCTTGCGGATACATCTGAAGCCCCCCCCTTCTGATCAAATTTGGTATGGATTTACGTCAATGCCTGATCTAGAATGGGACTTGGAATCTTCTGTTGGGGATAGGAAAATCACCAACAGTCATATTTCTACACTTATTGGTAACAGATTCAAG GCTTCACTTCGTGATAGCTTAGTACTTCCGAATTGTGAAAGCATCTCCATGCCATGGATGTTGGCAGAAAAGGATGACTGGGTCCCTCGCAAGAATGCTCCTTTTATTTGGCTAAATCACGATGCCACTGAGATGAGAAGCCATGCTACAGCTACAGCATCAACTCAGTCTGAGGAAGGTGGCCTGAAGGATGATGGTAGTAGCAAAAGGCCCATGCCGAGTTTACCCATTTCGACAGCTGGAAGCGAGGAACCACTGAAAGCAGTAGCATCTATTGATGAGGCAAAACAAGAGCCCGTGTCAGAAGCATCATTGCACAGCCAGTCATCACCGGGTCCAGTTGGTGAATCTGTCCATAGCAATGAACCTGATGAGTTGAGGAGGCCACTGCTGATCACAGAAAAGCTTCAGGAAGATGCTTCAGAAAGCAGAGTTGGATCTCCCATGTACACATCTCTGAGGGCAGTGATACCAGTGGGCGAGCAGCCGCAGGCACCAGCATCCTCCATTGGAGAGGACGCGAAGAAGAAAAGTGGGAGGCGAGCTCGGATGATGGATTTCGGGAAGAGGATGGGAGATAAACTGGAGGAGAAGAGGCGGAACATCGAAGAGAAGGGGAGGCATATCGTAGAAAAGATGCGAGAGAATGCTAGGACCAATAGCTTGGAGAGGACAAGTAGCTAA
- the LOC120657696 gene encoding testis-expressed protein 2-like isoform X1, producing MALAFLLGFLLGALALAALEAAAALILVRRLRRKQAAAADAPPADELPGERPFPYEKQGSLWILEPEKVPKVSNERLSVGGPKEMKDKKNIVEVFPAKKTAKINGHSLCLSGPDGSQATIKLLNCTVLAVSASSMPSRKWAKRYPIKLESKECEIYNGSKVCYLYTDTSWEKESWCKALRIAATADKEKLNWHAKLSEEFLNYISSLNSEYPCFLKPPVLSGEDHEVMDRTSKTDGSSKVRLFLKKLAKKASTKAPLEGKTSSGSSVQGEKKILDKLRSYQGAPFVEALIGPQEDKLGSSSVQDTVKATVPAAALNQTSPDVNADDRVADEGTLCWNLLSSRLFFDAKMSIEINRAIKARIQRTLSNMRTPSYVGEITLTDFSLGELPPYVHAMRVLPLDLNELWAFEVDFEHSGGILLHIETRLEVQEPELQKDIMKSNFGADADGEVDSDLLESIEQYGNQFKGSHTSASSAGEKDETADASSQSKSTGWTSAYISRWKNILHSIADHVSQVPLSLAIRVSSVRGTLRIHLKPPPSDQIWYGFTSMPDLEWDLESSVGDRKITNSHISTLIGNRFKASLRDSLVLPNCESISMPWMLAEKDDWVPRKNAPFIWLNHDATEMRSHATATASTQSEEGGLKDDGSSKRPMPSLPISTAGSEEPLKAVASIDEAKQEPVSEASLHSQSSPGPVGESVHSNEPDELRRPLLITEKLQEDASESRVGSPMYTSLRAVIPVGEQPQAPASSIGEDAKKKSGRRARMMDFGKRMGDKLEEKRRNIEEKGRHIVEKMRENARTNSLERTSS from the exons atggcgctcGCCTTCCTGCTAGGTTTCCTCCTCGGCGCCCTAGCACTGGCCGCCCtcgaggcggccgcggccctgATCCTagttcgccgcctccgccgcaagcaggcagcagcggcggatgcgccgcccgccgacgaacTGCCCGGGGAACGCCCGTTCCCCTACGAGAAGCAG GGTTCTCTGTGGATACTGGAACCAGAGAAAGTACCAAAAGTTAGTAATGAACGCTTATCGGTTGGAGGTCCTAAAGAGATGAAAGACAAAAAGAATATTGTGGAGGTTTTCCCTGCAAAGAAGACGGCTAAAATCAATGGGCATTCCCTTTGCTTGTCTGGTCCTGATGGCTCCCAGGCAACCATTAAGCTTCTGAATTGCACGGTCCTTGCAGTTTCTGCATCAAGTATGCCCTCACGCAAATG GGCTAAGAGGTATCCAATAAAATTAGAAAGCAAGGAATGTGAGATTTATAATGGAAGCAAGGTGTGCTATCTTTATACCGACACTTCCTGGGAGAAGGAATCATGGTGCAAAGCACTTCGTATTGCTGCTACTGCTGACAAGGAAAAGTTAAATTGGCATGCCAAGCTGAGTGAAGAGTTCCTTAATTACATATCATCGCTGAATTCTGAATACCCATGTTTCCTAAAGCCCCCAGTACTCTCTGGTGAGGACCATGAGGTTATGGACCGGACATCGAAGACTGATGGATCTTCAAAAGTCCGTCTTTTCCTGAAGAAGTTGGCAAAGAAGGCATCTACAAAGGCTCCATTAGAGGGCAAAACAAGTTCAGGATCATCAGTGCAGGGGGAAAAAAAGATACTTGACAAATTGCGCAGCTATCAGGGTGCACCATTTGTTGAAGCATTAATAGGTCCACAAGAGGACAAGCTTGGTAGCAGTTCAGTGCAAGATACGGTGAAAGCAACTGTCCCAGCTGCTGCATTGAATCAGACTTCACCTGATGTGAATGCAGATGATCGAGTTGCTGATGAAGGTACACTTTGTTGGAACCTCCTGTCATCACGATTGTTTTTTGATGCTAAAATGAGCATTGAGATAAACAGGGCCATCAAAGCACGCATTCAG AGGACTTTGTCAAATATGAGGACCCCATCTTATGTGGGTGAAATTACACTAACTGATTTCAGCCTTGGGGAACTTCCACCTTATGTACATGCGATGAGAGTCCTTCCACTGGATCTGAATGAGTTGTGGGCCTTTGAGGTTGACTTTGAGCATTCAGGTGGAATACTGCTTCACATTGAAACAAGGCTTGAGGTTCAGGAACCAGAATTGCAAAAGGACATTATGAAAAGTAATTTTGGAGCAGATGCCGATGGAGAAGTTGATTCTGATCTTCTTGAAAGTATTGAACAGTATGGTAACCAATTTAAAGGTTCACATACATCAGCTTCTTCGGCTGGGGAAAAAGATGAAACAG CAGATGCATCAAGTCAGTCGAAGAGCACTGGATGGACCTCAGCATATATATCAAGATGGAAAAATATATTGCATTCGATAGCTGATCATGTCTCGCAG GTTCCACTTTCTCTGGCGATTAGGGTTTCATCTGTTCGAGGTACCTTGCGGATACATCTGAAGCCCCCCCCTTCTGATCAAATTTGGTATGGATTTACGTCAATGCCTGATCTAGAATGGGACTTGGAATCTTCTGTTGGGGATAGGAAAATCACCAACAGTCATATTTCTACACTTATTGGTAACAGATTCAAG GCTTCACTTCGTGATAGCTTAGTACTTCCGAATTGTGAAAGCATCTCCATGCCATGGATGTTGGCAGAAAAGGATGACTGGGTCCCTCGCAAGAATGCTCCTTTTATTTGGCTAAATCACGATGCCACTGAGATGAGAAGCCATGCTACAGCTACAGCATCAACTCAGTCTGAGGAAGGTGGCCTGAAGGATGATGGTAGTAGCAAAAGGCCCATGCCGAGTTTACCCATTTCGACAGCTGGAAGCGAGGAACCACTGAAAGCAGTAGCATCTATTGATGAGGCAAAACAAGAGCCCGTGTCAGAAGCATCATTGCACAGCCAGTCATCACCGGGTCCAGTTGGTGAATCTGTCCATAGCAATGAACCTGATGAGTTGAGGAGGCCACTGCTGATCACAGAAAAGCTTCAGGAAGATGCTTCAGAAAGCAGAGTTGGATCTCCCATGTACACATCTCTGAGGGCAGTGATACCAGTGGGCGAGCAGCCGCAGGCACCAGCATCCTCCATTGGAGAGGACGCGAAGAAGAAAAGTGGGAGGCGAGCTCGGATGATGGATTTCGGGAAGAGGATGGGAGATAAACTGGAGGAGAAGAGGCGGAACATCGAAGAGAAGGGGAGGCATATCGTAGAAAAGATGCGAGAGAATGCTAGGACCAATAGCTTGGAGAGGACAAGTAGCTAA